In one window of Halomarina pelagica DNA:
- a CDS encoding low molecular weight phosphatase family protein, with amino-acid sequence MSTPPVRIAFVCVQNAGRSQMATAFAERERERRGLDWEIRTGGTHPAEHVHEEVIAVMREEGIDLSARTPREIPTDELLSCDYVATMGCSTLDLSEAESAVDVRDWALSDPDGRDLDRVRAIRDEIETRVTALFDEIEADLETATS; translated from the coding sequence ATGTCCACCCCACCCGTCCGAATCGCGTTCGTGTGCGTCCAGAACGCCGGTCGATCGCAGATGGCGACCGCCTTCGCCGAGCGCGAGCGTGAGCGCCGCGGCCTCGACTGGGAGATACGAACCGGCGGCACCCACCCCGCCGAGCACGTCCACGAGGAGGTGATCGCGGTGATGCGCGAGGAGGGAATCGACCTCTCCGCCCGGACGCCGCGGGAGATACCGACGGACGAACTCCTGTCCTGTGACTACGTCGCCACGATGGGCTGTTCGACGCTCGATCTGAGCGAGGCCGAATCCGCGGTCGACGTGCGCGACTGGGCGCTCTCGGACCCCGACGGCCGGGACCTCGATCGCGTCCGGGCGATCCGCGACGAGATCGAGACGCGCGTGACCGCGCTGTTCGACGAGATCGAGGCCGACCTCGAGACGGCGACCTCGTAG
- a CDS encoding acylphosphatase, giving the protein MNGTRAHVFVSGKVQGVWYRDSTRDAARKRGVGGWVRNLDDGRVEAVFEGREDAVESMVEWCHTGSDLARVESVDVEYEQPRGVEGFEVRR; this is encoded by the coding sequence ATGAACGGAACCCGCGCACACGTGTTCGTCAGCGGAAAGGTACAGGGCGTCTGGTACCGCGACTCGACCCGGGACGCCGCCCGTAAACGCGGCGTCGGCGGCTGGGTCCGCAATCTCGACGACGGGCGCGTGGAGGCGGTCTTCGAGGGCCGGGAGGACGCCGTCGAGTCGATGGTCGAGTGGTGTCACACGGGGAGCGACCTCGCGCGCGTCGAGAGCGTCGACGTGGAGTACGAGCAGCCGCGGGGCGTCGAGGGCTTCGAGGTGCGCCGGTAG
- a CDS encoding double zinc ribbon domain-containing protein, whose amino-acid sequence MATVETRYCRSCGTELATEAEVCVECGVNVRTDDVGTPTAYCRDCGEEIKAAAEICPHCGVRQRRAPTTSSDLVSDVERAVKENRALVAAVASFLWPGVGQLVNGEVVKGLVLLVLFPVAAFTIVFGIGFVLAPAVWLYAVYDAYTTGERLQEEYRAREAPPQA is encoded by the coding sequence ATGGCAACCGTCGAGACGAGATACTGTCGAAGCTGCGGAACCGAACTGGCTACGGAGGCGGAGGTCTGCGTCGAGTGCGGCGTCAACGTCCGCACGGACGACGTGGGCACGCCGACGGCGTACTGCCGCGACTGCGGCGAGGAGATCAAGGCCGCGGCGGAGATCTGCCCGCACTGCGGGGTGCGCCAGCGTCGGGCTCCGACGACGAGTAGCGACCTCGTCTCCGACGTCGAGCGCGCCGTCAAGGAGAACCGCGCGCTCGTCGCCGCCGTCGCGTCGTTCCTGTGGCCCGGCGTCGGGCAACTCGTGAACGGCGAGGTCGTGAAGGGGCTGGTACTCCTCGTCCTGTTTCCGGTCGCGGCGTTCACGATCGTCTTCGGGATCGGCTTCGTCCTCGCCCCGGCGGTCTGGCTGTACGCCGTCTACGACGCGTACACCACGGGCGAACGGCTCCAGGAGGAGTACCGCGCCCGGGAGGCTCCCCCGCAGGCTTAA
- a CDS encoding NAD(P)H-hydrate dehydratase, translating into MISSDRMAAVDENAEALGVPRKQLMESSGNAVARRVRDLVDPGASVAVVAGRGNNGGDAFVAARFLDGYDVTVHLLGRAGTIATDIARENWDALRECEYDAREVRDSRNLDLGTPDLVVDAMLGTGVTGEPREPERSAVEAVNATDAVVLAVDVPSGVDADTGEAAGVAVEADHVVTFHDRKPGLDALDADVTVADIGIPPAAERFVGPGDLGSTRRASDSTKGDAGRVFVVGGGPYTGAPALAAQAALRAGADLSFVAVPESVKTPIQGYAEDLIVQPYGSDRLTPERVDGLVETATSYDDVVVLGPGLGTADETLAAVERFLESFDGRAVVDADALSVVPEVDTDATLVCTPNRHELAEMGGPDADDLRARAEEIEAFAADLGHVVLAKGEDDVVTDGERTRICRVGTPGMTVGGTGDTLAGVAAAMLATREPFDAACVAPYVNGRAAELLDESRGDGLLASDLLDAIPTAIWGER; encoded by the coding sequence ATGATTTCGAGCGACAGGATGGCCGCCGTCGACGAGAACGCGGAGGCGCTCGGCGTCCCCCGCAAACAGCTCATGGAGTCGAGCGGAAACGCCGTCGCCCGCCGCGTTCGGGACCTCGTCGACCCGGGCGCGTCGGTCGCGGTCGTGGCCGGACGCGGGAACAACGGCGGCGACGCGTTCGTCGCGGCGCGCTTTCTCGACGGCTACGACGTGACCGTCCACCTCCTCGGCCGCGCGGGGACGATCGCCACCGACATCGCCCGCGAGAACTGGGACGCCCTCCGCGAGTGCGAGTACGACGCCCGCGAGGTGCGCGACTCGCGCAACCTCGACCTCGGGACGCCCGACCTCGTGGTGGACGCGATGCTCGGCACCGGCGTGACGGGCGAGCCGCGGGAACCGGAGCGGAGCGCCGTCGAGGCGGTGAACGCGACCGACGCGGTCGTCCTCGCGGTCGACGTGCCCTCGGGCGTGGACGCGGACACCGGCGAGGCGGCCGGCGTCGCCGTCGAGGCGGACCACGTCGTCACCTTCCACGACCGGAAGCCCGGGCTGGACGCGCTCGACGCCGACGTGACGGTCGCGGACATCGGCATCCCGCCGGCCGCGGAGCGGTTCGTCGGCCCCGGCGACCTGGGTTCGACCCGCCGCGCCTCGGACAGCACGAAGGGCGACGCGGGCCGCGTCTTCGTCGTCGGGGGCGGGCCGTACACCGGCGCGCCGGCGCTCGCCGCGCAGGCGGCGCTCCGGGCGGGAGCGGACCTCTCGTTCGTGGCCGTGCCCGAGTCCGTCAAGACGCCGATCCAGGGGTACGCCGAGGACCTCATCGTTCAACCGTACGGGAGCGACCGGCTCACCCCAGAACGGGTGGACGGGCTGGTCGAGACGGCGACGAGCTACGACGACGTCGTCGTCCTCGGTCCCGGACTCGGCACCGCCGACGAGACGCTCGCGGCCGTCGAGCGGTTCCTCGAATCCTTCGACGGGCGGGCGGTCGTGGACGCCGACGCCCTGTCGGTGGTGCCCGAGGTCGACACTGACGCGACGCTCGTCTGCACCCCGAACCGCCACGAACTCGCGGAGATGGGCGGTCCCGACGCGGACGACCTCCGCGCGCGCGCCGAGGAGATCGAGGCGTTCGCGGCCGACCTCGGCCACGTCGTGCTGGCGAAGGGCGAGGACGACGTCGTCACCGACGGCGAGCGGACGCGGATCTGCCGGGTGGGGACCCCGGGGATGACCGTCGGCGGCACCGGCGACACGCTCGCGGGCGTCGCCGCAGCGATGCTCGCCACGCGGGAGCCGTTCGACGCCGCGTGCGTCGCCCCCTACGTCAACGGTCGGGCCGCCGAACTCCTCGACGAGTCGCGGGGGGACGGCCTGCTCGCCTCGGACCTGCTCGACGCCATCCCGACGGCGATCTGGGGGGAGCGATGA
- the moaC gene encoding cyclic pyranopterin monophosphate synthase MoaC — translation MTEREGGAGDGDGGDLTHTDAEGNVQMVDVGAKPDAARRAVAAGEIRLSPSTVEAVRNDEIGKGDVLATARVGAVQAVKHTWEAIPMCHQIPITNVDTEFDVREDRVLLEVAVETTGKTGCEMEALSGVTTGLNVVWDMVKAAEKDDDGQYPGTRVENVRVVAKEKRELSSLS, via the coding sequence ATGACCGAACGGGAAGGCGGCGCGGGGGACGGAGACGGGGGCGACCTGACCCACACCGACGCGGAGGGGAACGTCCAGATGGTGGACGTGGGGGCGAAGCCCGACGCGGCCCGACGCGCGGTCGCGGCGGGGGAGATCCGACTCAGCCCCTCGACCGTCGAGGCAGTTCGAAACGACGAGATCGGCAAGGGCGACGTGCTCGCCACCGCCCGCGTCGGGGCGGTGCAGGCCGTGAAGCACACCTGGGAGGCGATCCCCATGTGCCACCAGATCCCGATCACGAACGTGGACACCGAGTTCGACGTGCGCGAGGACCGCGTGCTCCTCGAAGTCGCGGTCGAGACGACCGGCAAGACCGGCTGCGAGATGGAGGCGCTCTCGGGCGTCACGACCGGCCTCAACGTCGTCTGGGACATGGTGAAGGCCGCCGAGAAGGACGACGACGGCCAGTACCCCGGTACGCGCGTCGAGAACGTGCGCGTCGTCGCGAAGGAGAAGCGGGAGCTGTCGTCGCTCTCGTAA
- the hflX gene encoding GTPase HflX — MRVTGAQRDPETAVIAKRVDRGTPDTEEVRELARAAGYRVAGEVTQTRKEDPALCLGEGKVDDLAALVARTDAGVVIFDNRLGPYQTYNLGNRLPDGVEVVDRFRLILDIFGQRAQTRKAQLQVELAELRYELPRVEAKVSLAKRDERPGFMGLGEYDESREQDIKSRISRIREELSQIERDEEHRREQRRESGFDLVALAGYTNAGKSTLLRRVAADLDVDENDDLHPDLDATAESQDELFTTLGTTTRRADMDRRDVLVTDTVGFISDLPHWLVESFKSTLDAVYRADLVLLVVDVSEPIEEIREKLVTSHDTLYERNEAPIVTVLNKVDKVPEEEVEEKKAALSALAPSPVAVSGREGTGVDDLLDRIDAELPPYERERLVLPMTDETMSLVSWIHDNAVVHAVDYGEQVVVDFEARPVVVEKSRAKAGELPVPAE; from the coding sequence GTGCGAGTGACTGGCGCACAGAGAGACCCCGAAACGGCCGTCATCGCGAAGCGGGTCGACCGAGGGACGCCCGACACGGAGGAGGTGCGCGAACTGGCCCGCGCGGCGGGCTATCGCGTCGCGGGCGAGGTCACGCAGACCCGCAAGGAGGACCCAGCGCTGTGTCTCGGCGAGGGGAAGGTCGACGATCTGGCGGCGCTCGTCGCCCGGACGGACGCGGGCGTCGTGATCTTCGACAATCGCCTCGGGCCGTACCAGACGTACAACCTCGGCAATCGACTCCCCGACGGCGTCGAGGTCGTCGACCGGTTCCGACTCATCCTCGACATCTTCGGGCAGCGCGCGCAGACGCGCAAGGCGCAACTGCAGGTCGAACTGGCCGAGTTGCGATACGAACTGCCGCGCGTCGAGGCGAAGGTGAGCCTCGCGAAGCGCGACGAACGCCCCGGCTTCATGGGTCTCGGCGAGTACGACGAGTCCCGCGAGCAGGACATCAAGTCGCGGATCAGCCGCATCCGCGAGGAGCTGTCGCAGATCGAGCGCGACGAGGAGCACCGCCGCGAACAGCGCCGCGAGTCGGGGTTCGACCTCGTGGCGCTCGCGGGTTACACCAACGCCGGGAAGTCCACGCTCCTGCGCCGCGTGGCGGCGGATCTCGACGTGGACGAGAACGACGACCTCCACCCGGACCTCGACGCGACCGCCGAGTCCCAGGACGAGCTGTTCACCACGCTCGGGACCACGACCCGCCGGGCGGACATGGACCGCCGGGACGTGCTCGTGACGGACACCGTCGGATTCATCTCCGACCTCCCTCACTGGCTGGTCGAGTCGTTCAAGTCCACGCTCGACGCCGTCTACCGCGCCGACCTCGTCCTCCTGGTCGTGGACGTGTCGGAGCCGATCGAGGAGATACGCGAGAAGCTCGTCACGAGCCACGACACGCTCTACGAGCGCAACGAGGCCCCCATCGTCACCGTCCTGAACAAGGTGGACAAGGTCCCCGAGGAGGAGGTCGAGGAGAAGAAGGCGGCGCTCTCGGCGCTCGCCCCCTCCCCCGTCGCGGTGAGCGGCAGGGAGGGGACCGGCGTCGACGACCTGCTCGACCGAATCGACGCCGAACTCCCGCCGTACGAGCGCGAACGGCTCGTCCTGCCGATGACCGACGAGACGATGAGCCTCGTCTCGTGGATCCACGACAACGCCGTCGTCCACGCCGTGGACTACGGCGAGCAGGTGGTCGTCGACTTCGAGGCCCGGCCCGTCGTCGTCGAGAAGTCCCGGGCGAAGGCGGGCGAGTTACCCGTCCCCGCCGAGTGA
- a CDS encoding FUN14 domain-containing protein, with protein sequence MNVDVAQLGLDLGAGSVVGAVTGFAAKKVAKLVAVLVGVQLALFKYLESQRILVVDWERLSAGLLKAGGAASSNAPPSWLTSLLSTASVTGGFAAGFLLGFRAG encoded by the coding sequence ATGAATGTCGACGTGGCGCAGTTGGGCCTCGACCTCGGGGCGGGAAGCGTCGTCGGGGCGGTGACGGGGTTCGCGGCCAAGAAGGTCGCCAAGCTCGTCGCCGTCCTCGTCGGCGTCCAGCTCGCGCTGTTCAAGTACCTCGAATCGCAGCGGATCCTCGTCGTCGATTGGGAACGCCTCTCGGCGGGTCTCCTGAAGGCCGGCGGTGCCGCGTCCTCGAACGCGCCCCCCTCCTGGCTGACGTCGCTCCTCTCTACGGCCTCCGTCACCGGCGGGTTCGCGGCGGGGTTCCTCCTCGGGTTCAGGGCAGGGTGA
- a CDS encoding ribosome assembly factor SBDS: MISLDEAVTARLESHGARFEVLVDPDAALAIKRDEFDGELEEVIAAEDVFEDASRGDRPAESDLEDAFGTTDPMEIIPEVIKRGEIQITAEQRREMQEQKRRRLVDRIARNAVNPQMDNAPHPPERIERALEEAGFTVDPMLPVEGQVDDALDALRPIIPIRFDEVVMAVRVPPEYAGSAQARIRQFGDLQREEWQNDGSWVGVVEFPAGLQNEFYDLVNETSSGEADTRIIKDEDELSTR, translated from the coding sequence ATGATTTCCCTCGACGAGGCGGTGACGGCTCGACTCGAATCGCACGGCGCTCGATTCGAAGTGCTCGTGGACCCGGACGCCGCGCTGGCGATCAAACGCGACGAATTCGACGGGGAACTGGAGGAGGTCATCGCCGCCGAGGACGTCTTCGAGGACGCCTCGCGCGGCGACCGGCCCGCCGAGAGCGATCTCGAGGACGCGTTCGGGACGACCGATCCGATGGAGATCATCCCCGAGGTGATAAAACGCGGCGAGATACAGATCACGGCCGAGCAGCGCCGCGAGATGCAGGAGCAGAAGCGCCGCCGCCTCGTCGACCGCATCGCGCGCAACGCGGTCAACCCGCAGATGGACAACGCGCCCCACCCGCCCGAGCGCATCGAGCGCGCGCTGGAGGAGGCGGGGTTCACGGTCGATCCGATGCTCCCCGTCGAGGGACAGGTCGACGACGCGCTCGACGCGCTCCGTCCGATCATCCCCATCCGCTTCGACGAGGTGGTGATGGCCGTCCGCGTCCCCCCGGAGTACGCCGGAAGCGCGCAGGCGCGCATCCGTCAGTTCGGCGACCTCCAGCGCGAGGAGTGGCAGAACGACGGCTCGTGGGTCGGCGTCGTCGAGTTCCCGGCGGGGCTCCAGAACGAGTTCTACGACCTGGTCAACGAGACGTCGAGCGGCGAGGCGGACACGCGGATCATCAAGGACGAGGACGAACTGAGCACGCGGTGA
- the psmA gene encoding archaeal proteasome endopeptidase complex subunit alpha, whose amino-acid sequence MQGQSQQQAYDRGITIFSPDGRLYQVEYAREAVKRGSASIGVRTTDGVVLVADKRISSPLLEGSSVEKLHKADDHIGIASAGHVADARQLIDYARRQAQINQLRYGEPISVETLTKAVTDNIQQYTQVGGARPFGVALIIGGIDDSGRPRLFETDPSGTPYEWKALAVGADRSAIEDYLKEHYREEMDLDSGVGLALNALASVSDDGLRSDGLGIATIDAETEQYDEFDEEKIASYLEEHDLLADEEQ is encoded by the coding sequence ATGCAGGGTCAAAGTCAACAGCAGGCCTACGACCGGGGGATCACCATCTTCTCCCCGGACGGACGGCTCTATCAGGTCGAGTACGCCCGCGAAGCCGTGAAGCGCGGGTCCGCAAGTATCGGCGTTCGAACGACCGACGGCGTGGTCCTCGTCGCGGACAAGCGCATCAGTTCCCCGCTCCTCGAAGGATCGAGCGTGGAGAAGCTCCACAAGGCCGACGATCACATCGGCATCGCGAGCGCGGGCCACGTCGCCGACGCCCGACAGCTCATCGACTACGCCCGTCGGCAGGCGCAGATCAACCAGCTGCGCTACGGCGAACCCATCAGCGTCGAGACGCTGACGAAGGCGGTCACCGACAACATCCAGCAGTACACGCAGGTCGGCGGCGCGCGCCCCTTCGGCGTCGCGCTCATCATCGGGGGCATCGACGACAGCGGCCGTCCCCGCCTGTTCGAGACGGACCCGTCGGGCACGCCCTACGAGTGGAAGGCGCTCGCCGTCGGCGCGGACCGCAGCGCCATCGAGGACTACCTCAAGGAGCACTACCGCGAGGAGATGGACCTCGACTCGGGCGTCGGCCTGGCGCTCAACGCGCTCGCGTCCGTCAGCGACGACGGACTCCGATCGGACGGCCTCGGCATCGCCACCATCGACGCCGAGACCGAGCAGTACGACGAGTTCGACGAGGAGAAGATCGCGTCCTACCTCGAGGAGCACGACCTCCTCGCCGACGAGGAGCAGTAA
- a CDS encoding Rpp14/Pop5 family protein, which translates to MRHLPKHLRPRWRYLGVGLEGWPDADFDRGAFQREVWYAAQNLVGDAGSAALDLSVYGFAFEDGAGYAVVRVRRGEVSRGRAVLACVREVDGHPIGVTVRGVGGTVRACEERYIRRPPELSEENTVAFEGAERPAVARDDRVDVRVESGFAGATGHDLN; encoded by the coding sequence GTGAGACACCTCCCGAAGCACCTCCGCCCGCGCTGGCGCTACCTCGGGGTCGGTCTCGAGGGCTGGCCGGACGCCGACTTCGACCGCGGGGCGTTCCAGCGCGAGGTGTGGTACGCCGCGCAGAACCTCGTCGGCGACGCGGGGAGCGCGGCGCTCGACCTGAGCGTCTACGGGTTCGCCTTCGAGGACGGCGCGGGGTACGCGGTCGTCCGCGTCCGGCGCGGCGAGGTGAGCCGGGGGCGGGCGGTCCTCGCCTGCGTCCGCGAGGTGGACGGCCACCCGATCGGCGTGACCGTCCGGGGAGTCGGGGGGACCGTCCGGGCCTGCGAAGAAAGGTATATACGGCGCCCGCCGGAACTTTCGGAGGAGAACACCGTCGCGTTCGAGGGCGCCGAGCGGCCGGCAGTCGCGCGGGACGACCGCGTCGACGTGCGGGTCGAGTCGGGGTTCGCGGGGGCGACAGGACACGATCTCAACTAA